In Thermodesulfobacteriota bacterium, the following proteins share a genomic window:
- a CDS encoding cupin domain-containing protein — protein sequence MKINSDIKRVEKPWGYELWWAYTEKYVGKILHVNKGESLSYQYHEVKDETIYLHNGEMLLEIEEPGSQKEEKILKAGSGIRITPYTKHRMTAITDCDILEASTPEVEDVIRLEDKYGRAK from the coding sequence ATGAAAATTAACAGCGATATCAAAAGAGTAGAAAAACCCTGGGGTTACGAGCTTTGGTGGGCGTATACCGAGAAATATGTAGGCAAAATACTTCATGTAAACAAGGGCGAGAGCTTAAGTTATCAATATCATGAGGTCAAAGACGAGACCATATATCTTCATAACGGTGAGATGCTGCTTGAGATTGAGGAGCCGGGATCACAAAAGGAAGAAAAAATATTAAAGGCTGGAAGCGGGATCAGAATAACTCCATACACTAAGCACAGAATGACAGCTATCACTGACTGCGATATTCTAGAGGCATCAACCCCGGAAGTAGAGGATGTTATAAGA